A window of the Zeugodacus cucurbitae isolate PBARC_wt_2022May chromosome 4, idZeuCucr1.2, whole genome shotgun sequence genome harbors these coding sequences:
- the LOC128921658 gene encoding ionotropic receptor 21a-like gives MGMPFNNICPHTLSQIRHCIPSIESIRHQTLNEFLQKSYWTLVASSETQNGLNEEIKRDNSNKKVYDECIKIAHNILPYKKEHFSSSPGYYAIILEQFKEKNTQWHIQKILEKMFSLNIIDVIVITPNSEGNAYAVYSFEVFSKENCRIVKPTIINRFVKGRFDNRELFPNKLRNFHNCTIRVLSRDVPPFFTYKQKNNGTIIMKGVEAKLLNAIAEYLNFRIEPIINREYYCGDVYPNGTTTGPYYLLDKNYVDVLMGYFFYAAHRIAFLEESLSYFTTALVVIVKRNPPASDHMWMLDPFQLNTWLSLVLMIVTVILFMCILHLRYQYGNWLDIIGSIFGEPRAVLTRNYFARFGITFWYIGFVFISSAYQAKLFVSYKRPSPGLPHTINDLQRNNFTFLVHKDMNLKYWLPDMNIPPNRIKCINNSVFEELLNSTGNVATLATVARMHYFEHQRQLSGVFDQVPETVQLPEICAYFQHHSYLVKPFNHVISIMRNSGLISRWYGKALTDSNGPLKIHRSGNPKSLDLHKFSIVFYLLFCGEAIAFIVFIIEVIIARNKK, from the exons ATGGGTATGCCCTTCAATAACATCTGTCCACACA ccctatcgcagatccgacacTGTATTCCAAGTATTGAATCCATCAGGCATCAAACCTTGAATGAATTTCTACAAAAATCATATTGGACATTAGTAGCTTCATCGGAAACACAAAATGGTTTGAACGAAGAGATTAAACGTGATAACAGTAATAAAAAGGTCTACGATGAGTGCATCAAAATCGCACA TAACATTTTACCGTACAAGAAGGAACATTTCAGCAGCAGTCCCGGCTATTATGCCATTATCTTAGAACAATTCAAGGAGAAGAATACCCAATGGCATATACAAAAAATTCTGGAGAAAATGTTCTCACTCAATATTATCGATGTAATCGTTATAACACCGAACTCCGAAGGGAATGCGTATGCGGTATATTCGTTTGAAGTTTTCAGCAAAGAGAACTGTCGCATTGTGAAGCCAACGATTATAAATCGTTTCGTAAAGGGGCGTTTCGACAATCGTGAGCTGTTTCCAAATAAATTGAGGAACTTTCATAATTGCACCATACGCGTGTTATCACGTGATGTACCGCCATTTTTCACATATAAGCAGAAGAATAACGGTACTATAATAATGAAGGGCGTCGAGGCGAAATTGTTGAATGCCATCGCcgaatatttgaattttcgCATAGAACCCATTATAAATCGGGAGTACTATTGCGGTGACGTTTATCCTAACGGTACTACGACAGGTCCATATTATCTGCTGGATAAAAATTATGTGGACGTACTTATGGGTTACTTTTTCTATGCGGCACATCGTATTGCCTTCTTGGAGGAGAGCTTGTCATATTTCACAACCGCTTTGGTTGTTATTGTAAAGCGTAATCCACCTGCCTCGGACCATATGTGGATGTTGGATCCCTTTCAGTTGAATACGTGGTTATCGCTGGTGCTAATGATTGTTacggttattttatttatgtgtatcCTGCACTTGCGTTATCAGTACGGTAATTGGTTGGATATCATTGGCAGCATCTTCGGTGAACCTCGTGCGGTTTTAACCCGAAATTACTTCGCACGCTTCGGCATTACTTTCTGGTATATCGGTTTCGTATTCATCAGCAGCGCTTACCAAGCGAAATTATTCGTTTCGTACAAGCGACCATCACCTGGCTTGCCACACACCATAAATGATTTGCAAcgcaataattttacatttttggtaCACAAAGATATGAATCTGAAATATTGGCTACCTGATATGAATATACCTCCAAACCGCATAAAGTGTATTAACAATTCGGTCTTTGAGGAGCTCCTCAATTCTACTGGCAATGTGGCAACACTGGCGACCGTCGCGCGCATGCATTATTTTGAACATCAGCGGCAGTTGAGTGGCGTTTTCGATCAGGTTCCCGAAACAGTGCAACTACCGGAGATTTGCGCTTACTTTCAACATCATTCGTACCTCGTAAAGCCCTTCAACCATGTTATTTCGATTATGCGTAACAGTGGCTTAATTTCACGTTGGTATGGCAAAGCTCTAACGGACTCAAATGGACCGTTGAAAATACATCGCAGCGGTAATCCGAAAAGTTTGGATTTGCACAAATTTTCCATTGTTTTCTACTTGCTCTTCTGCGGTGAAGCTATTGCTTTTATTGTGTTTATCATTGAAGTAATAATTGCACGCAacaagaaataa
- the LOC114805323 gene encoding ionotropic receptor 21a-like → MLIVKYTILAVFAVLALGVATKPSTLAPYWHFGPQQQGLTLEEGIKQYFEEKTNVLHVRVHLKEAVFWKYVILHHLTDALRNSTKLTFRITIGDKYLRNNKDYLHNLWYVDSYEALNNILPYKKTDFNRRPGYYAIILEQFKESNAQWHIQKILEKMFSLNIIDVIIIRPNSEGKPFAVYSFEIFSKEHCRVVRPIIINRFVNGRFDNRELFPNKLRNFHNCTIRVLSRDVPPFFTYHKQDDNGTIIMKGFEAKLLNVIAEHLNFRIEPVINPDYYSGDVYPNGTTTGPYYLLDKNYVDVLMGYFFYTAQSIAFLEESLSYFTTALVVIVKHHPPPDNPLWMLDPFQLGTWLALLLMIATVILFMCILHLRYHYGNWLDIIGSIFGEPRAVLTRNYFARFGITYWYIGFIFINSAYQAKLFVTYNQPTPGLPHTINDLQRNNFTFLVHKEMNLKYWMPEINVPMNRLKFINTSEVSSVLEELLNSTGNVATLTTIPRMHYFERKRQLSAVFDLVPETVQLPEICAYFQHHSYLVKPFNNVISMMRSSGLISRWYDNALTDSNGQLEIQRSGNPKSLDLEKLAIVFFLLFCGQAVAFIVFIIEVIIARNKK, encoded by the exons atgttaatCGTCAAATATACAATTCTTGCCGTCTTCGCAGTGCTCGCCTTAGGCGTGGCAACAAAACCCTCAACATTAGCACCATATTGGCATTTTGGGCCACAACAACAAGGTCTAACTCTTGAGGAAGGCATCAAGCAATATTTTGAAGAGAAAACCAATGTGCTACATGTAAGGGTTCACTTGAAAGAGGCTGTCTTTTGGAAGTATGTTATTCTCCACCATCTAACGGACGCTTTACGAAATTCCACTAAACTCACTTTTCGCATAACCATCGGTGATAAGTATCTACGCAATAATAAAGATTATCTACATAATTTGTGGTATGTGGACTCGTATGAGGCATTGAA CAACATTTTACCATACAAAAAGACGGATTTCAACAGACGCCCAGGCTATTACGCGATTATCTTAGAACAATTCAAGGAATCTAATGCGCAATGGCATATCCAAAAAATTCTGGAGAAAATGTTCTCACTCAATATTATCGACGTAATCATTATAAGACCGAACTCCGAAGGGAAGCCATTTGCAGTGTactcttttgaaattttcagcaAAGAGCACTGTCGTGTCGTGAGACCAATAATTATAAATCGTTTCGTAAATGGACGTTTCGACAATCGTGAGCTGTTTCCAAATAAATTGAGGAACTTTCATAATTGCACCATACGCGTGTTATCACGTGATGTACCGCCATTTTTCACATACCATAAACAAGACGATAACGGTACTATAATAATGAAAGGTTTCGAAGCGAAACTATTAAACGTCATCGCCGAACATTTGAATTTTCGCATAGAACCCGTTATAAATCCCGATTACTATAGCGGTGACGTCTATCCTAACGGTACCACAACAGGTCCCTACTATCTGCTGGATAAAAATTATGTGGACGTACTTATGGGTTACTTTTTCTATACGGCACAAAGCATTGCCTTTTTAGAGGAGAGCTTATCGTATTTCACGACCGccttagttgttattgttaagcATCATCCGCCTCCCGACAACCCTTTGTGGATGTTGGATCCCTTTCAGTTGGGTACTTGGTTAGCGCTGCTACTAATGATTGCCaccgttattttatttatgtgtatcCTACATTTACGCTATCATTACGGTAATTGGTTGGATATCATTGGCAGCATCTTCGGTGAACCACGTGCGGTTTTAACCAGAAACTACTTCGCACGCTTCGGCATTACTTACTGGTACATCGGTTTCATATTCATCAACAGCGCTTATCAAGCGAAATTATTCGTCACCTACAATCAGCCAACACCTGGCTTGCCACACACCATAAACGACTTGCAGCgcaataatttcacatttttggtGCACAAAGAAATGAATCTGAAATATTGGATGCCCGAAATAAATGTACCGATGAaccgtttaaaatttattaatacttCAGAGGTGAGTTCGGTACTTGAAGAGCTCCTCAATTCCACTGGCAATGTGGCAACACTGACCACCATTCCGCGTATGCATTACTTTGAACGTAAGCGACAGTTGAGTGCCGTTTTCGATCTGGTGCCCGAAACAGTGCAACTACCGGAGATTTGCGCATACTTTCAACATCATTCATATCTCGTAAAGCCCTTCAACAATGTTATTTCGATGATGCGTAGCAGTGGCTTAATTTCACGTTGGTATGACAATGCTTTAACGGACTCCAATGGACAATTGGAAATACAGAGAAGCGGTAATCCGAAAAGTTTGGATTTGGAAAAATTGGCTATTGTTTTCTTCTTACTCTTTTGCGGTCAagctgttgcttttattgtatttatcatCGAAGTAATTATTGCAcgcaataagaaataa